Part of the Labilibaculum antarcticum genome, CTTAAGTGTAGCTAAATGAAAAAACGTGTAACAGGAATCGGAGGAATCTTCTTCAAATCACAAGATCCAAAAGGAACAAGAGAATGGTATAACAAGCACTTAGGCATACAATGTCCGGATGAACATGGTGGAATGTTTGAATGGCAAAAAACCAGCAAGCCTGAAGAAACTGCATTTACAATTTGGAGTCCTTTCGAAGATAAAACGGAATATTTTGAGCCATCTAAAAAAGATTTCATGTTCAATTACCGTGTTGAAAACCTAGTTGAATTGCTGAAAGTACTAAAAGAAGAAGGTGTTGAAATTGTTGGAGAAATGCAGGAATTTGAATATGGTAAATTTGGATGGATACTCGATCCTGAAGGAAATAAAGTAGAGCTTTGGGAACCAATTGA contains:
- a CDS encoding VOC family protein; translated protein: MKKRVTGIGGIFFKSQDPKGTREWYNKHLGIQCPDEHGGMFEWQKTSKPEETAFTIWSPFEDKTEYFEPSKKDFMFNYRVENLVELLKVLKEEGVEIVGEMQEFEYGKFGWILDPEGNKVELWEPIEGPFSEMYKGKSTSE